TATGAATGCATCACCTATCATTTGAAAATGCGTGAGCTGCCCGGGTGTTTTTTTCCGGATGATGCCGAAAAGACCTGGGACCGGAGTTTTGAACATTTTTCCCGTCTGGTTCAGGCAGGGCGGGTTTAACTGAAAGCACGGAGAGGAAAGATGAAAAAGATTCATTATACGCTGGATAATTTGAATGAGATGCTGGAAGCTGAAGGCTTGAGCAGTGAACAGATTGCAAAGGCGAAAACCCTGTTTCTTAAACGGCTCTCCTTTGATGCTCATACCTTTTATAATGGAAAAATGCAGACAGTTCCCAAGGCTGCTGTTTTTGGGTTTAACTGGTTCAATGTGTGGTATACTCCCGGTGTTTCAAAGGTGTCTACCACGATTCGTGACAACAATCTGGCATCCTATGATTTATCCAACCGGGGGAATCTGGTGGCAGTCGTGAGTGATTCCACCCGGGTGCTGGGAGACGGTAATTGCACACCTCCCGGAGGGCTGGGCGTGATGGAAGGAAAGGCTTTTCTAATGAAATACCTGGGGGGTGTGGATGCCAATGCCCTGTGTATAGACAGCCGGAATGAAAAAGGCGAACACGATCCGGATAAAATCATTGATTTTGTAAAAATGCTCCAGCCAGGTTTCGGTGCCGTCAACCTGGAGGATATATCCCAGCCCAATTGTTATAAGGTTTTGGATACCCTTCGGGAGGTGTGTGATATTCCGGTGTGGCACGATGATGCCCAGGGGACGGCGTCGGTTACACTGGCGGGGCTGTTCAATGCCCTGAAGCTGGTGGATAAACCCATTGGGGATGTCCGAATCGTGTTGTTTGGTGCCGGAGCCTCCAACACCACCATCGCCCGAATTATTCAGAAAGCCGGAGGGGATCCTGAAAAGATGATTATCTTTGATTCCACCGGATCCCTCAATCGTGACCGGGAGGATATCAGGGCGGATACCCGCTATTACCGGAAGTGGGAGCTTTGTGAATTCACCAATCCTCAAAAAATTCAGACCATGGATGAAGCCATGAAAGGGGCGGATGTTTTGATTGCTTTGTCCAAATCCGATCCGGATACCATCAAACCCCGGTGGATTCAGAGCATGGCCACCAAACCTATTGTTTTTGCCTGTGCCAATCCGGTGCCGGAAATTTATCCGTACAGGGCCAAAGAGGCCGGAGCCTATATTGTGGCGACCGGGCGGGGAGATTTTCCCAACCAGGTGAATAATTCTTTGGGATTTCCTGGAATTCTCAAGGGCGCATTAATGGCCCGTGCCCGGAAAATCAGTGATGAAATGGCCATTGTGGCTGCCCGGTCCCTGGCGGATTTTGCCGAAAAAAGGGGCATTCATCCGGACAATATTATTCCCACCATGGATGAAGCAGGTGTTTTCCCCTTTGAAGCGGCTGATGTGGCCTGTCAGGCAGTGAAAGAGGGACTTGCCCGGGAGGATATTACCCACGAGGAGGCCTATGCCCGTGCGGAAAAAGGGATAAAGGAAGCCAGAGAGCTGGTCAAATTGATGATTGATGAAGGATTTATTAAAACACCTCCCCAATCCATGCTACAGACTGCATTTGACTGGGCGGTTAAAGAAGTCAGATAAAGGGTTTCCACGTGGCAGGCGGAGGTGCTGTAAAGGTCATTTTTTCCCGGCTCACGGGATGAAGAATGGTCAGTTTCC
This window of the Candidatus Neomarinimicrobiota bacterium genome carries:
- a CDS encoding DUF6485 family protein translates to MECRQDKNLKQCNCTYSPCPRKGICYECITYHLKMRELPGCFFPDDAEKTWDRSFEHFSRLVQAGRV
- a CDS encoding NADP-dependent malic enzyme; this translates as MKKIHYTLDNLNEMLEAEGLSSEQIAKAKTLFLKRLSFDAHTFYNGKMQTVPKAAVFGFNWFNVWYTPGVSKVSTTIRDNNLASYDLSNRGNLVAVVSDSTRVLGDGNCTPPGGLGVMEGKAFLMKYLGGVDANALCIDSRNEKGEHDPDKIIDFVKMLQPGFGAVNLEDISQPNCYKVLDTLREVCDIPVWHDDAQGTASVTLAGLFNALKLVDKPIGDVRIVLFGAGASNTTIARIIQKAGGDPEKMIIFDSTGSLNRDREDIRADTRYYRKWELCEFTNPQKIQTMDEAMKGADVLIALSKSDPDTIKPRWIQSMATKPIVFACANPVPEIYPYRAKEAGAYIVATGRGDFPNQVNNSLGFPGILKGALMARARKISDEMAIVAARSLADFAEKRGIHPDNIIPTMDEAGVFPFEAADVACQAVKEGLAREDITHEEAYARAEKGIKEARELVKLMIDEGFIKTPPQSMLQTAFDWAVKEVR